In one Corallococcus sp. EGB genomic region, the following are encoded:
- a CDS encoding class II glutamine amidotransferase — protein sequence MSAILAALSSDPNLLRCELHRLTGKVVLRSEARANALGVGTYAQEEVLLRRLAPDRDLTLDDLAPPHESEAVLFHAGRLPPGLSPEENTQPFRARHWLFAHQGPLPDFEPLRALLLQRVPEHLQRQVRGSTDSELLFALFLTNLRKLGRTDDPRLEPGVAGRVLRDTVREVEAALVQVGQVRTPPLNMVATNGAVLLATRRGEAPLYYTRLEGTGECSHCGVDTTTPETHPEVGAHRRRRTVVVASHVTRTNGWVELPQGTTLTVGADLQVGHLPPE from the coding sequence ATGTCCGCCATCCTCGCCGCCCTGTCCTCGGACCCCAACCTGCTGCGCTGTGAGCTGCACCGGCTGACCGGGAAGGTCGTCCTCCGCTCGGAGGCACGGGCCAACGCCCTGGGGGTGGGGACCTATGCCCAGGAGGAGGTGCTCCTGCGCCGCCTGGCGCCGGACCGGGACCTCACCCTGGACGACCTGGCGCCCCCGCACGAATCCGAGGCCGTGCTCTTCCACGCGGGCCGGCTGCCGCCGGGCCTGTCGCCCGAGGAGAACACCCAGCCGTTCCGGGCGCGCCACTGGCTGTTCGCCCACCAGGGGCCGCTGCCGGACTTCGAGCCCCTGCGCGCCCTGCTGCTGCAGCGCGTGCCGGAGCACCTCCAGCGGCAGGTGCGCGGCTCCACCGACAGCGAGCTCCTCTTCGCCCTGTTCCTCACGAACCTGCGCAAGCTGGGCCGCACGGATGACCCGCGCCTGGAGCCCGGCGTCGCGGGCCGCGTGCTGCGCGACACCGTGCGAGAGGTGGAGGCCGCGCTCGTCCAGGTGGGGCAGGTGCGCACGCCGCCGCTCAACATGGTGGCCACCAACGGCGCCGTGCTGCTCGCCACCCGCCGGGGCGAGGCCCCGCTGTACTACACGCGCCTGGAGGGCACCGGGGAGTGCTCGCACTGCGGCGTGGACACGACCACGCCGGAGACGCACCCGGAGGTGGGCGCGCACCGCCGCCGCCGCACGGTGGTGGTGGCCAGCCACGTCACGCGCACGAATGGCTGGGTGGAGCTGCCGCAGGGCACGACGCTGACGGTGGGCGCGGACCTCCAGGTCGGCCACCTGCCGCCGGAGTGA